The genomic DNA TTGTATAGTAAATCAGAATAAAAGCAAGCAGAAAACCGGGGATAACAAAATGCCACAGCGAAAAACCATACAATATTCTGGCCATCGATAGAGCTATGGCGGTGGCTACTCCGAAAGAAAGGGTGAAAAGCATCGCCTTCTGGGGGATATAGCCGCCGGATGCTTTCTCCACTTCGTAGTTGAGGATATGGACCCCCGGTTCGGCCAACGTGACTACAAAACCCAACAGGAAACCTATGGGCAACAACACCCAGTTGTAATGCAGATTGCCCAGTTCAATCCCCATCTGTCTTCCGGCCGGCAGGAAACCGATCTGTACCCCATGCAAAAAGATTGAAAGTCCTGCAAAGGAAAGCCCGAAACCGAGCAGGATGCGGCGCAGTTTTTTTCGTGACAATTTCAAGGATAGGAACTGAAAGAAAACAAAGACCAGAACCAGCGGAATCAAAGCCATGGCTACTTCGAAAATTACGTTGGTGAACCCTTCAAAAACCTGAAAGCTTTTCAAAAATAGATCACCCCCAGCAGAAGAACGGCCAGGATGGGTCCGATGGCGGCCAGGGCGACCAGTCCAAATCCATCCACGGAGGTTTTATCGGACAGGACCGCACTTGTACCCACCCCCAGGGCCAGGAGAAAGGGAACGATGAGCGGCCCGGTGATCACTCCGGCTGCGTCGAAAGAAATCGGTGCAAATTGAGGGGGTGCAAGAGCGGAAAGAAAAAAAACCAATCCATACCCCCCGACGAGCAGATAGGCAAGTGGAATTTTCAGGATGATGCGCAACATGCCCAGTCCAACGAACACAGCCACCCCCAGGGCCACGGCAAAAATGAGTACGTTTTTATGGATCACCGCGCCGGAAACCGCATCCACCTGGTAAGCCAGTACCTGCACATTCGGTTCGGCCACGGTGGCTACCAGTCCGAGTACAAACCCGAACAGAACCATCAGCCAGGCCTTGCCTGTTCCGGGCAGGGCTGCACCGATCAATTCACCTATGGGCAGTATCCCCAGCCGCATCCCCGCCAGAAAAAGGATCAGGCCCAGAATGACCATGACCACCCCGGCCAGGAAACGTAAAAAAATATCGATGGGTAATCCGATAAGGGAAAATTGCAAAACTACAATCACAGCGGTGATGGGTATAATGGAATAAAGAACTTCCAGAGCTATTCCTTTGAAATATTTCATGCATACCTCCCCGGTTGAATCTACAGCCACGGACTGCAAAACCTGCAATTGACATAACAATTATATCACAGGGAAAAAGCATTGGCATTTCCCCCACCAATTTTGACGGTGTCAACCTACTTTAGGAAAAAAGAGAGAACCCCGTAATTTTTAACACACTTTTTTATCTATCAAACTTTTAATAGCTTCCCTGGTGAAACTGAAGCCTCCCTGCAGTAACGGCATGTTTCCCCTGCATTCATTGCCATAAATTCTTTTCCTTAATTTTTTCATCTGCTTTTCCGCTTCTTCTTTCAGAACAAGCAACGGCTGCCCTTCAGGACAGGCTTTTAAATAAATATCTTCAATACTTTCTTTGCTGGCTTGCATGGCCCGCATAGAGGCC from Bacillota bacterium includes the following:
- a CDS encoding DUF1538 domain-containing protein, coding for MALIPLVLVFVFFQFLSLKLSRKKLRRILLGFGLSFAGLSIFLHGVQIGFLPAGRQMGIELGNLHYNWVLLPIGFLLGFVVTLAEPGVHILNYEVEKASGGYIPQKAMLFTLSFGVATAIALSMARILYGFSLWHFVIPGFLLAFILIYYTKRTFVSIAFDSGGVATGPMTVTFIMAIAIGAASSIEGRIPLMDGFGMVAMVYLFSILAVLVLGLLYSVKEREYERKSEQQQEDHLYDCPERESCQDS
- a CDS encoding DUF1538 domain-containing protein, which gives rise to MKYFKGIALEVLYSIIPITAVIVVLQFSLIGLPIDIFLRFLAGVVMVILGLILFLAGMRLGILPIGELIGAALPGTGKAWLMVLFGFVLGLVATVAEPNVQVLAYQVDAVSGAVIHKNVLIFAVALGVAVFVGLGMLRIILKIPLAYLLVGGYGLVFFLSALAPPQFAPISFDAAGVITGPLIVPFLLALGVGTSAVLSDKTSVDGFGLVALAAIGPILAVLLLGVIYF